The following are encoded together in the Citrus sinensis cultivar Valencia sweet orange chromosome 1, DVS_A1.0, whole genome shotgun sequence genome:
- the LOC102617989 gene encoding sulfite exporter TauE/SafE family protein 3-like yields the protein MWLLCHVIHEGDYCRSKYTLCKGLCRSVGGVGGGGIFVPVLNLIIGFDPKSSVALSKCMITGTAVATVVYNLRQRHPTLNMLVIDYDLALLFQPMLVLGISIGVAFNVILST from the exons ATGTGGCTACTATGTCATGTGATTCATGAAGGAGATTATTGCAGATCAAAGTATACTTTGTGCAAAG GGCTATGTCGAAGTGTAGGTGGTGTTGGTGGGGGTGGCATATTTGTTCCTGTACTTAATCTGATTATTggatttgatccaaaatcatCTGTAGCACTATCAAAAT GTATGATCACTGGTACTGCGGTTGCTACTGTTGTCTACAATCTAAGGCAAAGGCATCCCACACTTAATATGCTCGTTATCGACTATGACCTTGCACTTTTGTTTCAACCCATGTTGGTTCTGGGGATCAGTATTGGAGTTGCTTTTAATGTGATTTTAAGCACATGA